A segment of the Parasphingopyxis algicola genome:
ATGAGCGATAAAAAAATCTGGACCGCCGGGCTGATCGTGATCGGAGACGAGATTCTCTCCGGCAGGACGCAGGATAAAAATGTTGCTGCACTTGCGAAATGGCTCAACGTGCAAGGGATTCGGCTGATCGAGGTGCGAATCGTGCCGGATATCCTCGAACGGATCGTCGAGGCGGTGAACGCGGTGCGGGCGACGACCGATTACCTCTTCACGACCGGCGGCATCGGGCCGACCCATGACGATATCACGGTCGACGCGGTGGCTGCGGCGCTGGGTGTCGACGTCATCGTGCATCCGCGTGCCCGCGCCATGCTGGAGGGCTATTATGCCGACAAGGGCGGGCTGACCGAAGCGCGGCTGAGGATGGCGCGGGTTCCCGATGGCGGCGAACTGATCGAGAATAGCATGTCGGGTGCGCCCGGTATCCGCCACGGCAATATCCTGATCATGGCCGGTATTCCCCATATCGCGGAGCAGATGATGGATGCGCTGACCGGGCAGCTGGAGGGCGGCCAGCCGGTGCTGTCGGAAACGATCGGCTGCTGGACGGCGGAGAGCGAGGTGGCCGACATATTGGGCGCGGTCGAGGATGCGCATCCCGAATGCCAGATCGGCAGCTATCCGTTTTTCCGCCAGGGCCGGGTCGGCGCCAATTTCGTCGTCCGGTCGACCGACCCGCACGAACTGGCGCAATGCGTATCGGCGTTGAGCGCGGCGCTGACCGAAAGCGGTCAGGCGGTGACGGCGGGCGGGATCTAGGTTTTCGCTTGGACGGCGGCGCGCCAGGTCGAAAGCAGCGCCAGCAATGCGATGCTGCCGATGGCCGTCGCGATGACGAACGGTGCGCCGGCGAATCGCACCGGGGCGTCGGGGCTCGTGAAATAGGCGAGCGACGGGTTGAAGATCAGCGGCGCGGCGATCGCGGCGAGCGCGGTCAGGCTGCTGTTGAAGCCCTGCAGTTCGCCTTGCATATCGGCGGGTACCCGGCGGCTCATCAGCGCGATTAAGGACGGGCCGGACAGGGCGTGGAGCGCGGTGATCGCCATGATCGCATAGGTCGCCCAGCCGACCGAGATCAGCGCGACCAGCAGGAAGCCGATGGTCCCGCTAGCAATGCCCATGATCGCGGCGAGCCGTTCGCCGAAGCGTTTGACCAGCGGTCCGATCGCCAGCGTCTGAACCAGGGCCATGAGCAGACCCACCCAGGCAAGCGAGAGGCCGACCAGCCCGGACGACCAGCCGAAGCGCAGCTGGGTGAAATAGGCCCAGATATTGGGATAGATATTGATCGCGGTGGTCCAGAGCAGGAACACCGCCGCGATCGGCAGGATACCCGGCATCTGGCGGAGCTTGAGCAGGGCGCCGAGCGGATTGGCGCGCGCGATGTCGAACGGCCGCCGATGGTTCTGCGCGTGCGTTTCGGGGAATACGAAAAACCCGTAGACGAGGTTGGCGAAGGCAAGGCCGGCGGCGACGAAGAAGGGCAGGCGTTCTCCGAACTCGCCGATCATCCCGCCGATCGCCGGGCCGACGATGAAGCCGATGCCGAACGCCGCGCCGATCGACCCGAACGCGCGGGCCCGGTCCTCCTCGCCATAAATGTCGGACAGGGTTGCGTAAGCGGTCGAGAAAGCGGCGCCGAACATGCCCGCGATCATCCGGCCCGCGAACAGCCAGGCGAGGGTCGGCGCGAAGCCCATGACCGCATAGTCGATGCCGAAGCCCGCCATCGACAACAGCAGCACGGGTCGCCTGCCGAACCGGTCGCTCAGATTGCCGATCAGCGGTCCGAACAGAAACTGGAACAGCGCGTAGGTGAGGATCAGCCAACCGCCGATCCGCGTCGCTTCGGAGAGCGTCACACCGCCGAGCGTGACGACCAACTGCGGCAGCACCGGCATGATGATGCCGAAACCGATCGCATAGATGAACACCGTCGCGAGCACGAAACGGGTGGCGGCTCGGGATTGTCGTTCATCCATGGCCGAGCCTTAGGGCCGGGCTCGGGCAAAGTCTTCCGGAATTGTCCGCGATGCGGCGCTATCCATCGTCCAGAAAGCTGCGAATAGCAGACACGAAGGCCTGGCTGGCCGGTTCGCCTTCGAGCAGAAGATGGTTGTCGCTTTCCAGCGTGACGAGCGTCGCGTTCGGGATGGCCGCGGCCAGATCGCGCCCGACCTCCCAGGGAATGCGCCGGTCGCCGCGCGAGTGCAGCACCAGCGTTTCGGCCGCGACGTCGCCGAGCCGGTCGCGCACGTCGATATCGCCGAAGGCGGATTGAAACCGCACGGCATTCTCGGCGCATGTCGTCTGGCGCTGGAACTCGTCGAACCAGGCATGCTGCTCCGCCGTGGCGCCAGGGAGAAAGGTAGCCGAGAAGATGTGGCGATAGGCGGGATTGTCCTGGCCCCAGCCGGTGCGGGTCAGCGTCATCACCGCTTCGCGCTCGGCAATCTCCTCGGCCGTGGCGTCGATCCGCCAGCCCGCGGGATAGCCGCCGAACAGAATGAGTTTCGAGACGCGTTCCGGATGCCGGACCGCATATTCGATCGATACCGCGGCGCCCTGCGAGATGCCGAGCAGCGGAAATCGTTCGAGTTCCAGCGTGTCGACCACCGCCTCGAGATCGGTCACGAAGGTCTCGAACGAGATCTCCTCGACGTTCCAGTCGGACAGGCCGTTGCCGCGTTCGTCATAGCGGATGAACTGATGATCGCGCGCCAGTTCGCGGAATAGCGGGCTCCAGATCGGTGCATCCCAGTCGAGCTCCAGATGGGTCAGCCAATTCGCGGCCTTTACGATGGGCGGGCCTTCGCCGACACAGCCATAGGCGATCGAGACATTGTCGGGCGATTTGCAGAAATGGATCGTTTGGCGCTGGAGCAGCGCCCGATCTTCGGCCCCGGGCGTTTCGTCAGCCAGTCCGCCGTTTTCGGCGGGTTGCCACTGCATCCCGGCGTCCCCGAATTTCGTCCGCAATTCGCGGATCAGGTGCGATGCTTCGCGGGTCTGGCCGAGCTTGCGGTGCGCCAATATGACCGCGTCGGCGGCATGGCGGCTATAGGGGCTGATCGCGAGCCATCGCTGGGCATAGTCGAGCGCGAAATTGGGCGGCGTGTCCGGATGGTCGATCAGGCGCGATACTGCCGTTGCGCGCAGCCGCTGGCAGCGGTCGCGCTCGCCGGCCAGCCAGGTCGAATAAGCCGGCTGGTCCGGAAGGTCCGTGCCGCCCAGCAATTCGTCGCCGAGCAGCTGCGTGCATTTGGCCAGCCGGTCGGCCGAGGTGTCGGGATCGGCGATAGCCCGTTCGATGCCGCGGAGATCGGTCTGGACGGCGATCCTTTCGAAACTGACGCGCTCGCGGTCGGCGGTCAGGCGTTCGCCGTCCGCGTCGTTGACGACCGGCCTGAGCTTGCTCAAAGACCAGCGGAGCGACGCCCGCGGATCGTCTGGCAGTTCCCAGAACAGTTCGCACAGCCGTTCACGCCGTTGCGGGCGGCCAGTGACGATCAGATAGGCGAGCAACGCACGGGTCTTTCGGGATGCGGGCAGGACCAAGGGCTCGCCGTTTCGGCTGAGTTCGAAATCGCCCAACAGTCTGACATCGAGAACCGGCATATTGTCCTTCCGGGCGACCGAATATGCGGTCGCCTCCCGGCTTGCCAGAGCATCCCGCAGATTTCGTTCAAATACAACGGCTCTTCAAACGCTGGTCCCAACGCCGCTTCGCCATAGCGGCGCGGTCTTGATCGGGAGTTGCGTCCGAATGCGGCCGGTGGCCGCGGCGCTCCCAGGAAATTCTGGAGCAAAGCATGTTCAATATCGTCAACTATCTGATCGCCGCGGGGTTTCTGGCCTTTATCGCGCTGGAGTCGCTCGCGCCGGCCCGGAAATTTTCCCAAGCCCGATACTGGAAGATCAGGGGAGTCCTCTCCGCCATCGCCTATATCGCGGCGGCCAGCTATTCGCCCTTTCTCTGGGCGGACTGGCTGACCGGGCCGTTGCTGTTCGATTCCACCGGGCTGCCGTTCATCGTCCAGTGCCTGCTCGGCTATGCCGCGATCCAGTTCACCTCCTATTGGTGGCATCGCGCGATGCACGGGTCCGACATATTGTGGCGGGTCTTCCACCAGATGCATCATTCGATCGAGCGTATCGACGGCTGGGGCGCGTTCTACCATTCGCCGCTCGACGTGATCGGCTTCACCTTCGTCGCCAGCTTCGCGCTGACGATGCTGGTCGGCGTCTCGCCCGAAGCCGCCGCCGTCATCGGCGTGTTCGGCGCGTGCGCGGTGTTCTTCACCCATTGCAATATCCGCACGCCGCGATGGATCGGCCGGTTCATGCATCGACCCGAGGGCCATGGCCGGCATCACGAGCGCGGG
Coding sequences within it:
- a CDS encoding competence/damage-inducible protein A is translated as MSDKKIWTAGLIVIGDEILSGRTQDKNVAALAKWLNVQGIRLIEVRIVPDILERIVEAVNAVRATTDYLFTTGGIGPTHDDITVDAVAAALGVDVIVHPRARAMLEGYYADKGGLTEARLRMARVPDGGELIENSMSGAPGIRHGNILIMAGIPHIAEQMMDALTGQLEGGQPVLSETIGCWTAESEVADILGAVEDAHPECQIGSYPFFRQGRVGANFVVRSTDPHELAQCVSALSAALTESGQAVTAGGI
- a CDS encoding TCR/Tet family MFS transporter, producing the protein MDERQSRAATRFVLATVFIYAIGFGIIMPVLPQLVVTLGGVTLSEATRIGGWLILTYALFQFLFGPLIGNLSDRFGRRPVLLLSMAGFGIDYAVMGFAPTLAWLFAGRMIAGMFGAAFSTAYATLSDIYGEEDRARAFGSIGAAFGIGFIVGPAIGGMIGEFGERLPFFVAAGLAFANLVYGFFVFPETHAQNHRRPFDIARANPLGALLKLRQMPGILPIAAVFLLWTTAINIYPNIWAYFTQLRFGWSSGLVGLSLAWVGLLMALVQTLAIGPLVKRFGERLAAIMGIASGTIGFLLVALISVGWATYAIMAITALHALSGPSLIALMSRRVPADMQGELQGFNSSLTALAAIAAPLIFNPSLAYFTSPDAPVRFAGAPFVIATAIGSIALLALLSTWRAAVQAKT
- a CDS encoding alpha/beta hydrolase yields the protein MPVLDVRLLGDFELSRNGEPLVLPASRKTRALLAYLIVTGRPQRRERLCELFWELPDDPRASLRWSLSKLRPVVNDADGERLTADRERVSFERIAVQTDLRGIERAIADPDTSADRLAKCTQLLGDELLGGTDLPDQPAYSTWLAGERDRCQRLRATAVSRLIDHPDTPPNFALDYAQRWLAISPYSRHAADAVILAHRKLGQTREASHLIRELRTKFGDAGMQWQPAENGGLADETPGAEDRALLQRQTIHFCKSPDNVSIAYGCVGEGPPIVKAANWLTHLELDWDAPIWSPLFRELARDHQFIRYDERGNGLSDWNVEEISFETFVTDLEAVVDTLELERFPLLGISQGAAVSIEYAVRHPERVSKLILFGGYPAGWRIDATAEEIAEREAVMTLTRTGWGQDNPAYRHIFSATFLPGATAEQHAWFDEFQRQTTCAENAVRFQSAFGDIDVRDRLGDVAAETLVLHSRGDRRIPWEVGRDLAAAIPNATLVTLESDNHLLLEGEPASQAFVSAIRSFLDDG
- a CDS encoding sterol desaturase family protein: MFNIVNYLIAAGFLAFIALESLAPARKFSQARYWKIRGVLSAIAYIAAASYSPFLWADWLTGPLLFDSTGLPFIVQCLLGYAAIQFTSYWWHRAMHGSDILWRVFHQMHHSIERIDGWGAFYHSPLDVIGFTFVASFALTMLVGVSPEAAAVIGVFGACAVFFTHCNIRTPRWIGRFMHRPEGHGRHHERGRHANNYAELVIWDRLFGTYENPKEWNAEAGFYDGASLRIWEMLTFRDVSRPRGDTSGSPPSRGAVIYGLLFGLIFAGTAGLFGLGMVAVVVA